The Grus americana isolate bGruAme1 chromosome 5, bGruAme1.mat, whole genome shotgun sequence region acaacaggGCAAACTTCAAACAGATGCACAGAAAGCAATTCAGTGTTAGAATTTCACTGTTAGAATACTCTGAAGAATACTCCGAGGCATTTTCAGAAAGTTACACTGAAAAGAGGCAAGTCCCAAAGTCAGAACTGCGGGATGAACTCTATAGacaacaagagaaaaagaggcaaCTGACACTTAAAGCCActtaaaagggaagaaggaagaactATTCTGAAAGTTCACTACAAATAAAAGGCATAcagtattttaatgtaattagcACAATTAAATATCGTTACATAATGACTCAATCCAATGCTCTAAACTTCAAGAAGTGTCTTTCAGCTGTTACGATGGTGCAAACCATagagaaaagcaagcagcaaaaaaatAGAACCTAACATGGTATATACTCATTATaacaaaatactttattatGTCCAAGTATTAGAATGTACAatgaaagcatttcatttttcttcatgcagaatttttagtttatgtgtttatttcttttagtcaGCAGTGCATATCCACTGATGGCAACTCACCCTTTCTTTGGAAAAGTACTCTTCCATAATGCCTACGCAGTTGAAGAGAAACAATAttcatttccagtttctttttcctcttcctccactgAGTCGTATTTGCTAGCTGCTGCATCAACATTATTGGTAAAACGATTTTATTATCTGAGGAAGACTAtctgtaataattaaaaatgttactttgtttaaaaagtatCCATGGAAAATTCCAGAAAAGGTAGTGTAGAGatagtatatttaaaatatatttgtatctGTGGATTCTCTTTCAGTTCATAGTTCTTGACTTcatgacaaacagaaaagatcAGTTCTGCATATTACCAAAGTATTAGAAGAGAACTTTTTACAGCTGGACTCACCAAAGTTTTTGTCTTGACCATTGGTCAGCCTTTCCAGAGATATCACTGTAGTTTTGGCTATGCAGGTTTTATTTCTAGTGGTGGCTGCAACTGCTGCATGCTCAACTAGGATGTTACGTCCGGGTTTGAGAATTAAAACTCCCTGTTACACGTAGGTGGTTTTGGAAACaccttaaaacaaacaaaagccagtGGAGAGGAGGAGTTAGGGTAGATGTTTGTTCAGAACTGCGAAAATACAgccttgcaggaaaaaaaacaacaacattgCATTTTTTGAACTTTTGCCAGAAGTATTTGGAGCTACTCTGATCTACTAGCTGGGCTGTGGGTAGCACTGACTTTGCATGCAGCAGAACTGATAGGGAAAATAACATACAGATTGACATTTTGCATAACAGGAATTTCATAACACACAATGTAAATGATTACAGCATTATCCCTCCACTTTTTATCTTAACAGAGAAGcacacccccccggcccctttGTACTAATGCTACCTTGCTTTTGAGTTGGCAGGTGGATACTCCTATGTAATACTATTTAGATAAACCCAtacagcaacaaaataaaaactcagGCATTGACCCTTCCAGAATGAGAACTCTCTTTAAATGTATAGCAATTAACTTTTATGTAAGTGATTtccacagaatgacagaatggcagaatggtaggggttggaagagacctctggagatcatctagaccaaccccccctgctaaagcacgttcacctagagcaggttgcacaggatcatgtccaccacagatctcaaagcacttcaaGGAAGGAACAAGTAGTATTATTACTGGATGTTCACAGGTAGAGTAGAAAATACTAATGGACAAGTTTTAAAGAACCTCTTGCAAAAACTACTGTATACTAGACTAATGGCACAGGGCCTAATAAAAATGATTCAAGGTTTACACTGATTCGCAACAGAAACAGGCCTAGCTCAATGGGCAGTAAATTGGCACAACCACTTTCTGCACTGCTCTTTGGccaaatttccttttattctccTCCCTGGGTTTTCAGGGCAGCTAAAACCTCCAGAGCAGGCCACCACTCAGGGCTTGGTGTTTCTCATTGGCATGGCCCCAAGCACACAGTGTGTTCACGGTATCCTTTCCACGTCAGGGCGCAAGGACCGAGAGGATACGGGATGCCCTGAGGTGTTGATGATGGCATCGCTCGCACTAATCCCGACTGCCCCAGGACGCGCCCGTCGCTGCCGGGCAGGCGAAGCGCACCGCGGGGAGGGCCCGGCACCGCCATGAGGGCCCACACGTTCGCGCTCGCCGCCGCCACTCTCGCGAGAGCAGTCCACGACTCGCGCTGCCTTCCCAGCGCGCCTGCGTCGCGGCgggccagccccagcagcgccCGATCAGGCGGGATCCACCGCCGGGGGGGCGGAGCGCGGACGGCCGGAGCGGTGAGACCATGGAACCAGGCGTGGAGGAGTTGATGCCGCGGCTGTTGCCTGTGGATGACTGTGACTTGACCGAGGACTTCGACCCCACGGTGCCTCCCAGGACGCCCCAGGAGTATCTGAAGCGCGTCCAGTGAGTGGCGGGGCGGAAGGGCCGAGCTCCCgcgggccggggcggccgggcccgccgccgTCACCTCCCCGCGGGTGCTGTCCGGCCCGAGCTTCGCGTTGGGCTGCGCGAGGGCGGTTGTGTCGTGCCGAAAGCTACCGCTACCCTGCCAGCCGCAGCCAGAAGAGCAGTTTCCCCATTGCTCCCGGTGCGGTGGGATCGGGTCTAAACCCATCCGCTCTctgcccggctgctgctgcttccctggggctgCCTAACGCCCGCTGCACGTCGCCGTccgctgctgcctgtgcctcgGCCGGCTCGTTACTCCATAGCGATCCGCAGCGCTGAGGGCCGATGCTGCTCCGTTTTCCACAGAAAGATGGGGGTCCCGTTCTTGGCTCTTCGTACCAGCAGCGGTGGCCTCTCCAGGTCCGGCTGCGGGAGGCGTAGCCGCCCTTGAGGCAGGTTAGGATGTAAGCAGGCTTCGAGGAGACCCGAGCAGTCGTGTAGAGACTGAGAATACTTGATCTGTAACTCTCAAGTCAAACCTTCTGTGAGAGTTGTCGGTGTAGTCAGTGTTTTACACACCTGAAGGTTTCCGCAGGTGCAGAATTTCAGAGACATGTGGCGTGTAACCACCACCTCttacaaaaaggcaaaaaacatAGCCGCTTGATTTTTATCTTGTAGGATTGAAGCAGCTCGATGTCCAGATGTGGTCGTGGCACAAATAGACCCCAAAAAATTGAGAAAGAAGCAGACAGTAAACATTTCAGTAAGTTTGAGAGCTTGTACACGTTttgttttgagagaaaaaaaaattaaggggaAAGATTGTAATATCATAAAGTTTGTACTAATTTTGGGGAGTGGTTGGCATAACTAAATAGCAATGCtggattttaaaagcatctacAGAATTAAATGTCTGGGTTTGAAGAAACATCTGTTCAACTGCTGGCTAACAGCAGTCTCTATAACTGATTTAAAGTGATAATATCCATACTGTTTGATACACAAAAGACTATCTTACTGAGGAaatcaaatgttacatttttacaaatatttaatcatAAAACCTGCATAAACTTCAGAAGAAAGGTATGTCCATACCTATATTTAGGTTTAAATGTATATCTAGGGTAAGGGTAGTAAGTGCACCTAAGCTTTACTAAAGTTAGATGAAATTCTAGCaccacttctttcctttttggtaGAATATTTTATCAGTTTTTCCTTACTCCCcaagcagatttttctgttgtcaCATTGCCCTGTCAGCTTGgtttttaatctattttcaaATTGTTCAAGAGATCAAGTTTGCCTTTCTCTACTGAAAACTGTAATCTGAAATTTCACTACTAAATTGCTCAAGAAAAGTGTCTAGTACTGACATATGACCATATAACTTCTTAATTTGTCTCATCTCTTTGTAGTGGCATTCTTAAACATTTGtagaaagactatttttttaataactctttCATGCTAATCTTTAAAGAGGTTATATCTACTTAAATATCAGAGTTAATTTcctgaaagatatttttgtggTCTTCTGTCTTCCTCAATTTATTATCTTGGCAAGTAGAACACCTAAGATTCATAGCATCTGTCCAAGATAAGGAAACAGCACCCTGCTTTTTATAAACTGGGAAATTAAGGAAGAACAATTGCTAAAAAGAAGGCCTTAAATAATTCTTCGACaatgtattttgaatatttcattttccttcttatttgCGTGTGAAAAGagtcaaagagaagaaattttgtCTAAACCAACTGTTAAATCAGTCTTGGATGTGGTCATgaaattaccttttttaaatgaagatttaAAGGATATTGTTTACCTGATAGTAAACATTTACTGATTCTCTTGTTCTTACAGATTCTTCTTACAAAGATTTCTTTACATTATATTTATTGCCAGTGTTTTCTTAGATTTCTGGTTGTCAGCCTGCTCCTGAAGGATACTCTCCAACGCTcaagtggcagcagcagcaagtggcCAATTTCTCAGCTGTTCGTCAGGTACAAAATCATGTGTGTGAGGGGACTCATCCTGTCTAGGTAGAACATACCTGTGCTTTACGGGGGACAACCTTGTATCTAGTATAGAAATGTTATGACTTTATGGTAGGGCAGATGTTCGTAGGCAAATGTTTTAAGTTCTTGAAAAAGAACTGAGTATATACTGTGTGGCTTTTAAACCTCTGATAAAACTCTCTCAAGagtcatgtttaaaaaaaaaattcttcaactTCAGCAAAAATATGTCAGTATTTAGATTAAATTATGTAGAGTAGCTGAGGGAGAACAGAAATCCCTATGATATTATGCAGTTATATTAAAACCTAGCGCTAGCAGGAATGTTCTGCAGAACTCAATGTTAACTGAAAAACAAGTGGATTCTAACCAACCAGGAGATTCATGTACGTAGAACACGCTGTCCATTGGGGATACAGGTGACAGTGGTGGCACCCGTTATGAAGAGAAATATCAATTTTTAAGGTTGTACTGTTAGCGCAGACTGAAATCTTTCCTACTGCATTTGCACCCTGCTcttaaataacaacaaaaatggaGAATTAAgcagtctctctctctgtctgtccatAGTTCAAACAGGGTGAAATGCAAAACATAATAAAGATGTAAGTAGAGATCACTTATGGCTCCAGTACTGCAGAAGGCATATTTACAATGCATTGATAGTCCATTGTAGGAATACCTGAAGTAACTGAAGTACAACCAACTGCAGTGAAGCTGCTGTAGCACTGAACTTTGCCTGAGCTTATTTACCCTGTTTTTTCCTGGAGGTAAATCAATGAAGGTGGAGATCTGTACTACTGCAGCTACATTGCAAACATTAACTGAGTTAGCCCCTATTTCTACAAGGTATCATATTGGATACTATATATACTAATGTGTATTAGGCATAATGTAAGTTTTTAGTAGAACTAAGGAAACTGACATCTGAAGGCATATTCACTCTAAAGGTATTTCTTTTATACACAAATGATTGTCCTCTCATCTGTGCCAGAATTAACGCTGTGAAGTATGCGAATAtcctaaaaaatatttaagagaaaaaagagcATCAGAAGTCATTTGTTCAAACACTGTATCAGCTACTGTTACCTATAGTGTTTTTACTGGTCATTTTTACTGCTACAATAACAATTGGATAGCAGAAAAAATTGTTCTGTTACAAGAAGTTTACACCTCTGTACAGGAAACCGTCAGGCCAGTTTGTCTTCTATGGCATCCCTGTCAGGTAGAAGAAACATACTAGGCACGCTTGCCTTCTATCTAACAGTTGTGTAGACATCTAATACAGATACACCCCACTGTTGGAAACAGGATATTGGCTTTACGTCTGCTTTTGGACTacaccaattatttttttttcttaatcttgtTACACCAAGAAAAGTCTAGAAAGCTATTAAAGCTTACTACCTCAACTTAAAGCTTTATGTAGTAGACTAAAATTACTTCCAGAACCCCAGCATGAGTAACTTATTTACATTTATACTAAAAGGCATGGGAAATATTTAGCCAGTTATGCCTCTACTGATTTATAGAATAtcataaaatatgctttttatacattttaagaaTAATGAAGAGCAATTATGGTTAGGATAAAATAACTGCAAAGTTAAACTGTGATTtgactttgttttaattactcAGAGCCTGAACAAGCACAGAAACCACTGGCGATCACAACATTTGGACAGCAATGTTACTATGGTGAGTAGAATTCATAACagtgctgtgggttttttccagtcattAAATCCATGGTTAACCTTGCTTTACAGTTTAATGCAACAACTTGTGAATATTatcaagatttttcttcagtgtcttcAAGATTGCAGTATTTcacagttttcctttatttttatttacttcagcCAAAATCAGAAGATGAAGAAGGCTGGAAGAAGTTTTGCCTGGGTGAAAGAGTACACTCAGAAATGGATGCACTATCTGATAATGAAAATTTAGGAATTGATTACATAAAGGTGAGTATAGGACTTCTATCTAATTTTCAGCTGCTATTTTCAAGAGTAACTGCCAGAAGCAATCCTACTGTTTATTACCACTTTGTGCTAAATGGAAAGTAGGCTTTGGTGAGCCCAGaaagtctcatttttcttccaagtggAAACTGAGTGAAGCAGAGACCAATCTGTCCCCTCAGTCAAAAAGTTGAAGAGGTCCCTCATCTGTTACCAGCTACCGCACACTACTTTGTTGCTAACTGAACAGAAAGCTTTCTGCAATTTCTGCTTTAGTGTTTTGTTGAATGGTGATATGTGGTTCCTCTCCTCATACATGCTATCCTACAAACATGCCCTTCACTGCATcactttgaaaaaacaaaactttaacaAATAACAGTAAAAGCAAGGTTCTTTGATACCAAATTTGACTGGACCTTATCTTGAACTTGCttggagatttttatttttttaatagatttcaAAGCTCAGAACAGACTTTCAAATCTGAAATCACATTGAAATGTTTGTATGTTCTAAATTAGAACAGAAATCTTTAtgatttctctgcattttccaacttgatttttttcaggtggGCTTTCCCCCTTTGCTAAGTATTGTAAGCAGAATGAATCAGGTAAGCCTACTTCTTAAAATTGCATAGTGACATTGCATAAATCATTATTTCTCATATTCTCTCTGTTGCAGAAGTCTCCCCTATTTTTCTGTGCCAGAGTTGGCAATTGTTTATTACAACAGCTATTCATTGTACACTCACGAGAAAAACACGTAATCGTTATCTCACCTTCACCTACAAATAACTTTACTAGCGAACATTTATTATGACTGGTTTTAAGAGTATTTTGTCCTTGTAATTTCTCTatagaatattttaatgtttgaatTTTTGCTGAATGCCCCATTAGGTGCTTGACAGTGTTTTAAGCTTTCTCATTTAGTGTTTTTAGCACAGTCCTTCAACTTGATTGTGAACTCTTACATACATTGCAAGGCTAGAAGAATCACACTTACCTTTCCTTTACTACTATGTTTCCCACTAGTCACCTTTATACAAAAACAACCAGTCAGtataatgcctttttttccacatctgtaGCTATTTATCCATCATTTTTTGTTAACAcagaaaattacttcattttatataAAGTTCTTTACAGGAACTGGTGCTTTAAAACTTACTTTTCCCTTATATGTAACTTCAAACTGGAATAAATACCATGTAGTATCACAGTGGAGTAGAAATAAatgatagcaaaaaaaaaaaaaaaaaccaacattgcAGGTATTGTATCgtctctttctgttcttcttttgaAGGCAACAGTAACCAGTGTCTTAGAATACCTGATAAGCtggtttggagagaaaaaatttACTCCAGAACTGGTAATTATAACTT contains the following coding sequences:
- the GEMIN2 gene encoding gem-associated protein 2 isoform X2, with translation MEPGVEELMPRLLPVDDCDLTEDFDPTVPPRTPQEYLKRVQIEAARCPDVVVAQIDPKKLRKKQTVNISISGCQPAPEGYSPTLKWQQQQVANFSAVRQSLNKHRNHWRSQHLDSNVTMPKSEDEEGWKKFCLGERVHSEMDALSDNENLGIDYIKGRWLYALLACLEKPLLPEAHSLIRQLARRCSEVRVLEENKNEEQISALNLIICLVSRYFDQRDLADEPS
- the GEMIN2 gene encoding gem-associated protein 2 isoform X1, translated to MEPGVEELMPRLLPVDDCDLTEDFDPTVPPRTPQEYLKRVQIEAARCPDVVVAQIDPKKLRKKQTVNISISGCQPAPEGYSPTLKWQQQQVANFSAVRQSLNKHRNHWRSQHLDSNVTMPKSEDEEGWKKFCLGERVHSEMDALSDNENLGIDYIKVGFPPLLSIVSRMNQATVTSVLEYLISWFGEKKFTPELGRWLYALLACLEKPLLPEAHSLIRQLARRCSEVRVLEENKNEEQISALNLIICLVSRYFDQRDLADEPS